DNA sequence from the Cellulophaga sp. HaHaR_3_176 genome:
TTAGATGCCGGTACAGAGGTTCCGTTTTTGAATTTTGAAAAAACAGATATATCAATAGAGTGGAAATCAATTTTTAAAGGAAAAATTGTAAGTGAAATTATAATGACTCGTCCTGAAATTATTTATGTTTTTGAAGATCAGAAAGAAGAGCCAACAGATGCTGATTTTGATGATTGGACGAAAGCATTAACTGACTTGGTACCTATTGATATCAACAACCTTGAAATAATAAATGGAAAGGTTGCATTTGTTGAAGTTACTGCAGAGCCCACCATCGATTTACATATGGATAAATTGAATTTACAGGCAACAAACCTCCGTAATATTGTTCAAAATGAAAGAACATTACCGTCTGATTTGCATGCTACAGCAGTGTCAATTGGTAATGGTGAATTTAAAATGGAAGGTAAAATGAATTTAGTAAAGCAAATACCAGATATGGATGTATCATTTTCATTAGAAAATGCATCTGTAACGGCTTTAAATGATTTTACAAACCATTATGCAGGTATCGATTTTGCCGAAGGTAATTTTAACCTATTTAGCGAATTAGCCATTGCGGATGGTTATTTAAAAGGCTATATAAAACCCTTGCTAAAAGATTCGAAACTTATCAGTAAAGAACAAGATAAATTTTTTGATACCCTATGGGAGGGATTCGTAGGCTTCTTTAAATTTATATTGAAAAATAAAGGCAATAATACCTTGGCAACTAAAGTGCCTATTGAGGGTGATTTAACCAACGTAAACTCTAAAGTGTGGCCAACAGTTTGGAATGCTTTTAAAAACGGTTGGGTTAAAGCTTTTAAAAATGTAGTTGATGACGATATTACTTTTAAAGATGCCGAAGTTGAGGCAGATAAAAAAGAGGATAAGAAATAAAAAATAAAAACGGATAACTATTTTATCCGTTTTCTGTAAATCCTGGATAACAAGTCATTCCTCCATCAACAAAAAGAGTAGTGCCATTTACGTATTCTGATTCGTCAGATGCTAACCAACTAGCTACGCTGCCAATATCATCAGGGACTCCCATTCTGTCGTAAGGTATAAGTTTTAAAACTTTTTCAAGTCCCTCTTTATTATCCCATACATCTTTATTAATATCTGTTTTAATAGCTCCAGGCGCAATACTGTTACACCTAACTTTTTGTGGTGCATAGCCTTGGCAAATACTTTCCATTAACATTTTTAAACCACCTTTAGCAGCAGCATAATTTGCATGGCCAGCCCATGGTATAATTTCATGTACAGAGCTTATATGTATAAGCTTACCGATAGATTTTGATACCTCGGGTCTCATTCCTCTCCTTAAAAACTCATTAAGGGCTTCTTTTGCACACAAAAACTGCCCAGTTAAATTTACATCAATAACTTGTTGCCATGCACTTAAAGGCATTTCATGTAAAGGGTAATCTTTTTGTATGCCTGAATTTGGTATGCAAATATCAACAGTTCCAAATTTAGAAATTGTTTGTTTAAACAAGTCTTTAACCTCATCTTCTTTACTAACATCACATTTAATAATTAAAGTTTCAGGAGCATTTGATTGTTTTGATATTTCATGAGCAACCTCTTCTGCACCTTCTTTATCACTGTGGTAATTAATTACAACATTGGCGCCTTCTTTAGCTATAGACTTTGCTATTGAAGCTCCTAACCCTGAGCTTGAACCCGTAATAATACAGGTTTGATTTTCGAGTCTTTTATTTGGTTTTTGCATGATGTATAATTTTAAACTAAAATTAAAAAATTACAGAGTAATTATACTCAAAATTAGCGGTTCGAGTGCGTAATTTTAGCGATTGAGGTAATTGTAGTTCTTGTTTGCTGACAGGTTTTAATCGCGGCAATTTATAAATGGAATACAGCAAACGGTACGTGATTATATAGGTAATTTAGATGTAGATAATAATTAAAAACACATATATAATGAAAGCAGAAAAAGCAGAAATAGGAATTAAAGAAACAAACAGAAAAGCAGTATCTGAAATGTTACAACAGATTCTTGCTGATGAATTCGTTTTATATACAAAATATAGAAATGCACACTGGAACGTTGAAGGAAGTGACTTTCATACCAAGCATGTATTTTTTGAAGAAGAGTACGGTAAGCTAGAAATTATAGTTGATGAGGTAGCAGAACGCATTAGAATGTTAGGTGTATATGCGCCAGGTACATTAAGAGAGTTTATTGAGCTTTCTCAATTAGATGAGAAAAAACCAAAACAAAATGATAGTGTTAGCTATATGAAGCTATTGTTAGACGATCATCAGCAAATAATATCATATATTAGAAAGAGCATTAGTGAAAATGCCGAAGAACATAACGATGAAGGTACAGCCGATTTTATTACTGGTTTAATGCAACAGCACGAGCAAATGGCTTGGATGTTGAGAGCATCGGTGAAGACATTTAAATAGAAATTTTTACTCACATTTTAAAAAAGCGATAAGATTCAGTTCTTATCGCTTTTTTTATTTATTAGATGTTGATATGAGTTTTTTCTCAATTTAGAGTTGTGAGTTTTTGTTATATTTAGGTGTTATAGGTAATGTAAAACCAAGCGGGAATAAAATTTCACTCAGGTTTTGGTGAGGTTTTTACGGAAGAAATTCTGTGTTTAGATACTTACTCGTAAGGATTGGTGTAGCTAGCAATGATTATTGAATAATAGTATATGATAGGAGGAGCAAGTGGGCAAGGTATGATAACAAGCCTGAGGAATAATAGAAAACTCCTTAAATCAAAACGTTCATTTTTAAATCAAAAAAAAGAATTTTTAAAAGCAGCAGAAGGAAAGTTAGAGTTAAAAAAGGCTTCTAAAGAAGAACTTAAGCTACTTAGAGCGGAAATTTACAAAGAACGCAAAAGACAAGATAGAATAAATGTAACTGTTTGGTTGTCAATTGTATTTGCACTAGTGTTAGTAACATTTTTTTTCGCAAATATATTATCTAATCATACTTTTAAATTAGAGAAGGAGAACCTTAAAGTTAAAACGGACAATTATTTAAAATTGATTGAAGATGGCGACCAGTGGTTAAAAGCTAAAAATTGGAATAATGCTATTTTTCAATACAAAGAAGCATTGGAAATTTTTCCTAACGAATATGATATTAACTATAGGCTGACCTATGCATTGAGTTTAAAATGCGAAACAGATTTCATGAATTGCAAGGAGGCAAAAGATAATTTAGATAGATTACTTATAGCTTATCCTCAAAAAAGAGAGCTCTTTGAATTACAAAAAATTCTGGAGTATGAACAAGAATCTCAGAATTTTCAATGAAATTTTTCGTGATGTTTGGTATAATAGTGAATCATATGACCAAGCATTTAATAAAAGACTTATTGAAAAAGGAATGATTAAATTGAAACCTGTCTTTTATAAAGTAAACTAGAGTGGTAACTACAAATTTATATTCTAGGGTTAATAAAAACCAAAAAAGCCACTCAATTGAGTGGCTTTTTAGGTAATCAAATTACTTATATATATTATGCTGTTACAGCTAACGTATGTTGGTTGTCTTGGTAGTATTTTGGACTACAATCGTACTTTTCTTTAAATATTTTAGAAAAATAACTTCTACTAGTTAACCCAACTGAATATACAATCTCAGAGATGTTTAAATCTGTTGTTTTAATTAAGTTTTCAGCAGTCTCAACTCTTACGTTTCTAATGAAATCAGTAACAGTCCTATCATGCAATAATTTAAAACCTTCTTGTAGTTTAGAAGGAGATAAACCAGATTTTTTGCTTAAATATTTAAGGCTATATTGAATTTCAGGATAGTTTTTAATGAAATCAGAAATTTCTTTAACATCCTCCATCTCGTTTCTTGTTAAAGAACCCAAGTTGTTGTTTTCGTTTTTTAAATCTTCGTTATGCTGTTGTATTTCCATTGCAAGAATTACGTGTACAGTACCATTTATTAATAAATTACGTACAATACCTTTTTGTGTAATGGCATCTAATTGTTGTATTTTTTCAGCAATTTTTAAATTATATGAACCTACATAAGAAAAAGTTTCTTCTCCGTTTTTAGGCATAAATGTTTTAATCAATTGATTTTTTAATAAATCGATAGATTCATCATTTGCATCAACCATAGCATCTACTTTTACGTTAGAGAATTTTACTTGCTGATCTTTTCTGAAAAACAATACAGTATCTCTATTTGGATCACTTGAAAAAACACCTGTCTGAAATTGATTTAAAGATTTTTTAGAACCTTCTTCATTAAAACCAAATGCTAATTGCCCGCTAGAACAATACATGAAGTTTATAGGGTTTGTTTTAGAAGTGCTGCTTTTTAAAATAACATCTTCAGTAAAGCTAACATCATATTTCATGAAAGTAATATCATTATCAAACTCAATACCTGTAATAGAACCTGATACTAAATCGTTGTTTAAAACAAGGGTGTACTCTTGTTGTTTTTTATTCAACTTACCACCAAGTTTATTTTGTAATTCGTTAAAATTCTGAGAAATATTGTTTGTAGATATATATATAGTTTTCATAATAGCTGTTTTTAAAATTATCAATTATTTTTTTTAAGCACTGTTACTATTAATGCAGCTGTTGCTATAAGTAGTAACACATGTATTATTGGGCCGATATTGAAATAAAAAAAACCCAGAGCCCATAGTATTAATAAAAACACTGAAAGGGATTTTAATATGTTTAACATGTCAATAAATTGTCGCTAGATAGTTTTGTCATGTTTACTTCAATTTGATAAATTAATAAAGTTGTTTTCAATTGTTGTTGTTCTGTTCAAAGTCAGAAATTCTTTTTTCAAAATCGAGACATGAGAATCTAACGACCAAGTTTTACCAACTTTAGAATTTACTTGAGAATTTAGTTTGTTGTTGTTCATGTCAATTATTTTTGTGTTTGAATCAATGAATGTGATATATCATTTATTTTGTACATGACAAATTTCGGAAAAGTATACAGTGAACTTGTTACACAATTTTTAGGTTCTGTTACATAATTATAAGAAAAGCCCTAAAACAGAGCGTTTAGGGCTTTTTTATAAGTGTTTGGAGCTCTTTAATTAAAAAAATGATTAAAAAAGCTATTATGTAGTGCGTAATTTAGGCCGGTAAGTATACGTTAAAGGTAGTGCCTTTATTAGGGATGCTTTTTGCTGCAATATGACCTTTATGGTTTTGAACTATTTTTTTACAGATGGCTAAACCTATACCTGTACCTGAATATTCGTTTTTCTGATGAAGCCTTTGAAAGAGTTCGAATATTTTTTCAGAATGTTCTTGATCAAAGCCAATACCGTTATCTATTATAGATATGCGGTAATACGTTTTGTACTTTTTAACGAAGTTTTGTTTGATTTGATTTTTCTTAAGCTTTTTACATTCAATTATAATTTTAGGGTCTTCGGTATTGCCATATTTAATAGCATTAGAAATTATATTATTGAAAAGCTGCTCCATCTGAAATGGTATTGCTACAACATTAGGAAGATCATCAACTATAATTGAAACATTAGATTCTTTTATTCGAGCTTCTAAATCTTCTTGTACTTTATGTATGATGTCTCCTAAATTTAAATTGACAAAATCATTAGATGTTTTATTGATACGAGAGTACGATAGTAGATATTTAATAAGCATTCTCATGCGTTCTGATGAGGTAATTATTTTTTCGAAGTATGATTTACTTCTTTCGGATAATTGATCGAAGTCAGCATCTTCTATTCGCGAAATAAACATTTGAATTTTTCGAATAGGTTCTTGTAAATCATGACTAGCGACTCTATTAAAAGATTCTAGTTCTGCATTAGAACGTTTTAATTCTTCGTTTTTTTCTTTTAGCTTTTGTTCGTTTTTAATAATTGCAGTTACATCTTGTACAACACCCAATAATATATTATCTGTAATATGCCCTGAGGTTTGAAAATGTCTTACTTTCTTTTTAGAAGTAATTACTCGGTACAGAAAATTAAAATCTTTTTTTGTTCTTTCTGAAATTTCTAATTCAAATTCGTAGTTTTCAAGATCAACTGGGTGAATGAATTTTTTATAAGACTCGTGGGTGATATCAAGCGTATTTGTTTCGAGGCCTAGTAGATGATAAAAATTTTCTGAAATAGTAGATTTCTCTTTCGAGCTACCTAGCCTAAAACTCCCAATTTGAGCCATTTTTTCAGCATCTTTTAAAATAGAGTTCTGAATCTTTAAATTCTCATTTAAAGAAGTCATTTGCTTTTCTGCTTGTCTTTCTATTGTGTTTTCTCTAGAGGTTAAGGTAACACCATTATTTACTTTGGTGGCTGTACTTAAAAATACTTTTTGTACGCCCATTAAGTCGTAATCTCTTTCAATTTTAAGCGTTTTGCCCGTTGTTATGGTTTCTACCATAGTATCAAAAACGCCATTTTTCATTAAATAAGGATAAACTTCACTTACTTTTTTTCCTTTTATTTCATCAGGTATATCGCCTGTAGCATCTTTTATAACTTCATTAGTAAAAGCAATTGAAAAATCTATTATTGTTCCGTTTTTATCCTTAATAGGTAAGTAGTGCGCGATTACATTATTGGTAGAGGTGAAAATAGATTGCAAAAAGCTTTCAGTGTCTTGTAGCTCTTTAAACTGATCTTGTAGTTTTAAATTTAAATCATTTAACCTGGCAACCGACTCTTTTTCAAAAGTTGTGTTTTTTGCAACAACTAATATTCCGTTAGACAGAGGACGAACGATAGATTCTAGCCAGATTTTATTATCCTCTAAAGCTACTTGTCTGTTTAACTTAACAACCTTTTTTTCATTAAACGACTCAGCTAATTTATCGTATTCACCATTAAGTTTTGTAAATGGTAATACTTCGCTAATAAGTTTGCCCATTATTTTTTCTGGGTCTAAATTAAAGTCAATTCTATTACGCTCGTTAGCATACACTAATTTAAAATCTATAATCTCGTTGTTATCATTAAAAATAGGTTCGTAGTAATTTATAATATTTTCGGTATTTGCCATAACACTCGCTAAAAATGCTTCGGCTTTTGTTCTGTTTTCTCTTTCACTATTTATTTTTATAAAAGCTACTATAAAGATAAATAAAGCGAACACCCCCAATATTAAAATCATATAGGGAGTTAGCAATGCTTGAGATTGATAGTTGGCCCTTCTTTCTTTTAAGAGCATCTCTTCTTTTTCAATCATCAAATTTTTTCGTTCAGTAAGCTTGTCCATGATAGTTGCAACCTCATCGAGCTTATTTTTTTCTTTTAATGAGAATTTTAATCGTGTTTGTGGACTTTTAGATATTTTGTTTAAAGCATTAACTAAATCTACTTGTAGTTCAGTAATTCGCTTAATGTGTGTTTGTTGTACGGGGTTGTCATTAACGAGTAATTTTAAATTAATTAGCGAAGAATCGGCAGATTTAATAAACTTGTTAAATGTTGTAGAATATGAAAGGGTATCTTTTCTAAGCAAGTTTTTAAGCTCAGAAGACTCCATTCTTGAGTGTATAAAAAACAAGTTGTTTATTTCTTTTTCTACTTCTAAGGTATGGGCAATTGAATCGGCAGAATCTCTTAATTCTATAATTTGTCTGAAGCTGATACTACCTATAAACATTAATAGTGCAGCAGCTATAATTAACAAAATTACATAGAATTTAGTAGGTGTTGCTTTTCTTTTAAGGTTCATGTTTTAAATTCTTAATAAAAAATTATCTCTGTTAAGTGCAGATGTTTGGTATTGCCAGTTAAGCTGTAAAACCTTTTCGATAGCTTTTTTTAAAGCACCAAAATTGGTAGGTTTATTTATGTAAACGTTTGCACCATTTATAAACGTTTCTTCAATATCATTTTCAGAAGATGATGTAGAATATATGGCGACAGATAACCCATTTAATTTCGGGTTTTCTCTAATTTCTTTCAAACATTGCATTCCATTTTTAATGGGCATATTTAAATCTAGAAAAATTATTTCAGGAAGAATTACATTAGGTAATGTAAGATAATCCATCAATTCTTTACCATCATTAAAAAGCGAAAGTTTAGTTTTAATTTTGATCTCATCAATAGCATCTTTAAATAAAAATCTATCATCTTCATCATCGTCCGCAAGGGCAACGTTTAAA
Encoded proteins:
- a CDS encoding response regulator; translation: MALQTLNVALADDDEDDRFLFKDAIDEIKIKTKLSLFNDGKELMDYLTLPNVILPEIIFLDLNMPIKNGMQCLKEIRENPKLNGLSVAIYSTSSSENDIEETFINGANVYINKPTNFGALKKAIEKVLQLNWQYQTSALNRDNFLLRI
- a CDS encoding Dps family protein, whose product is MKAEKAEIGIKETNRKAVSEMLQQILADEFVLYTKYRNAHWNVEGSDFHTKHVFFEEEYGKLEIIVDEVAERIRMLGVYAPGTLREFIELSQLDEKKPKQNDSVSYMKLLLDDHQQIISYIRKSISENAEEHNDEGTADFITGLMQQHEQMAWMLRASVKTFK
- a CDS encoding AraC family transcriptional regulator, which produces MKTIYISTNNISQNFNELQNKLGGKLNKKQQEYTLVLNNDLVSGSITGIEFDNDITFMKYDVSFTEDVILKSSTSKTNPINFMYCSSGQLAFGFNEEGSKKSLNQFQTGVFSSDPNRDTVLFFRKDQQVKFSNVKVDAMVDANDESIDLLKNQLIKTFMPKNGEETFSYVGSYNLKIAEKIQQLDAITQKGIVRNLLINGTVHVILAMEIQQHNEDLKNENNNLGSLTRNEMEDVKEISDFIKNYPEIQYSLKYLSKKSGLSPSKLQEGFKLLHDRTVTDFIRNVRVETAENLIKTTDLNISEIVYSVGLTSRSYFSKIFKEKYDCSPKYYQDNQHTLAVTA
- a CDS encoding lmo0937 family membrane protein — encoded protein: MLNILKSLSVFLLILWALGFFYFNIGPIIHVLLLIATAALIVTVLKKNN
- a CDS encoding ATP-binding protein is translated as MNLKRKATPTKFYVILLIIAAALLMFIGSISFRQIIELRDSADSIAHTLEVEKEINNLFFIHSRMESSELKNLLRKDTLSYSTTFNKFIKSADSSLINLKLLVNDNPVQQTHIKRITELQVDLVNALNKISKSPQTRLKFSLKEKNKLDEVATIMDKLTERKNLMIEKEEMLLKERRANYQSQALLTPYMILILGVFALFIFIVAFIKINSERENRTKAEAFLASVMANTENIINYYEPIFNDNNEIIDFKLVYANERNRIDFNLDPEKIMGKLISEVLPFTKLNGEYDKLAESFNEKKVVKLNRQVALEDNKIWLESIVRPLSNGILVVAKNTTFEKESVARLNDLNLKLQDQFKELQDTESFLQSIFTSTNNVIAHYLPIKDKNGTIIDFSIAFTNEVIKDATGDIPDEIKGKKVSEVYPYLMKNGVFDTMVETITTGKTLKIERDYDLMGVQKVFLSTATKVNNGVTLTSRENTIERQAEKQMTSLNENLKIQNSILKDAEKMAQIGSFRLGSSKEKSTISENFYHLLGLETNTLDITHESYKKFIHPVDLENYEFELEISERTKKDFNFLYRVITSKKKVRHFQTSGHITDNILLGVVQDVTAIIKNEQKLKEKNEELKRSNAELESFNRVASHDLQEPIRKIQMFISRIEDADFDQLSERSKSYFEKIITSSERMRMLIKYLLSYSRINKTSNDFVNLNLGDIIHKVQEDLEARIKESNVSIIVDDLPNVVAIPFQMEQLFNNIISNAIKYGNTEDPKIIIECKKLKKNQIKQNFVKKYKTYYRISIIDNGIGFDQEHSEKIFELFQRLHQKNEYSGTGIGLAICKKIVQNHKGHIAAKSIPNKGTTFNVYLPA
- a CDS encoding DUF748 domain-containing protein; its protein translation is MDIKVKRRIYKKKRYIVPIIIIALLVLSRILLPYIVKTYVNKVLADIPGYYGHVNDIDISLIRGAYVIDNLYLNKLDAGTEVPFLNFEKTDISIEWKSIFKGKIVSEIIMTRPEIIYVFEDQKEEPTDADFDDWTKALTDLVPIDINNLEIINGKVAFVEVTAEPTIDLHMDKLNLQATNLRNIVQNERTLPSDLHATAVSIGNGEFKMEGKMNLVKQIPDMDVSFSLENASVTALNDFTNHYAGIDFAEGNFNLFSELAIADGYLKGYIKPLLKDSKLISKEQDKFFDTLWEGFVGFFKFILKNKGNNTLATKVPIEGDLTNVNSKVWPTVWNAFKNGWVKAFKNVVDDDITFKDAEVEADKKEDKK
- a CDS encoding SDR family oxidoreductase, coding for MQKPNKRLENQTCIITGSSSGLGASIAKSIAKEGANVVINYHSDKEGAEEVAHEISKQSNAPETLIIKCDVSKEDEVKDLFKQTISKFGTVDICIPNSGIQKDYPLHEMPLSAWQQVIDVNLTGQFLCAKEALNEFLRRGMRPEVSKSIGKLIHISSVHEIIPWAGHANYAAAKGGLKMLMESICQGYAPQKVRCNSIAPGAIKTDINKDVWDNKEGLEKVLKLIPYDRMGVPDDIGSVASWLASDESEYVNGTTLFVDGGMTCYPGFTENG